From the unidentified bacterial endosymbiont genome, one window contains:
- the tssA gene encoding type VI secretion system protein TssA: protein MATAETLLTLCLPDAGQRTALLAKSRESLSLWSTWLTPLPTGHGAGDDPTYEDDFQLMREEINKLSGTDTDVLCRLAESILTRHARDIRVVTWYAFARLQRDGDTGLTDGIQLLTAMLEQAGQHCHPRRGTARLAALEWMNSERIMDALARWPDVTREETARTAAALSLLENALEQLPEAERPTLAGLLRMLETRLAGSGGLDTPVAISGQDHADESTHSTPTSGAAVPETAAVKSEVELVRQLRVLSGWVVDQPQGWLAAHRMMKAARWDLVTQLPALDASGRTRLLPPKADYRAQLKRLYLQQSWTELVEQVDVMFTEGGNRFWLDLQWYLWQGLSRAGNPWEQWADYILSDLKLMLKRLPGLETLSWNDGSPLADEVTLNWIAEKVNDDMPGFSDEPAVATAAHADDILALEAEAMEKGDSEGPETALSWLQSRPDMASPRSRWLLRLLMSKVAEQYGRNELALHLLGELTNSAPNLTLSEWEPGLLFDVHARRLRLLRMKAGRSESDKARFAPEMDSLLAGLIALDPARAMVLCG from the coding sequence ATGGCGACTGCAGAAACGCTCCTGACCCTGTGTCTTCCGGATGCGGGCCAACGTACCGCACTGCTCGCTAAGAGCCGGGAAAGCCTCTCTCTGTGGTCGACGTGGCTGACACCACTCCCGACCGGTCATGGGGCCGGAGATGACCCGACCTATGAGGATGATTTCCAGCTGATGCGCGAGGAGATCAACAAGCTTTCCGGCACCGATACCGACGTGCTCTGCCGCCTGGCGGAAAGCATTCTGACCCGACATGCCCGCGATATCCGGGTGGTGACCTGGTATGCCTTTGCCCGCCTGCAGCGTGACGGCGATACCGGGCTGACGGACGGTATCCAGCTGCTGACCGCCATGCTGGAGCAGGCGGGGCAGCACTGCCACCCACGGCGAGGTACCGCCCGTTTAGCGGCGCTGGAGTGGATGAACAGTGAGCGCATTATGGATGCGTTAGCACGCTGGCCGGACGTGACGCGTGAAGAGACCGCCAGAACGGCGGCGGCCCTGTCCCTGCTGGAGAACGCGCTGGAACAGCTGCCAGAGGCGGAACGCCCCACCCTTGCCGGGCTACTGCGCATGCTGGAAACCCGCCTGGCCGGTAGCGGCGGGCTGGATACACCAGTGGCAATATCAGGCCAGGATCATGCAGATGAAAGTACCCACAGCACACCGACGTCAGGCGCTGCTGTACCGGAAACCGCAGCCGTCAAATCGGAAGTGGAGCTGGTTCGTCAGCTGCGCGTGCTGTCCGGCTGGGTGGTCGATCAACCTCAGGGCTGGCTTGCCGCCCACCGGATGATGAAAGCTGCCCGCTGGGACCTGGTGACGCAGCTGCCGGCACTCGATGCGAGCGGTCGCACGCGCCTGCTGCCGCCAAAGGCTGACTATCGCGCTCAGCTTAAACGCCTGTACCTGCAGCAGAGCTGGACCGAACTGGTGGAACAGGTGGATGTGATGTTTACCGAAGGCGGTAACCGCTTCTGGCTCGATTTGCAGTGGTATCTGTGGCAGGGGCTGAGCCGCGCAGGGAACCCCTGGGAGCAATGGGCCGACTATATTCTGAGCGACCTGAAGCTGATGCTCAAACGTCTTCCCGGCCTGGAGACACTTTCCTGGAACGACGGCTCGCCGCTTGCCGATGAGGTGACGCTGAACTGGATAGCCGAAAAGGTCAACGATGACATGCCGGGCTTCAGTGACGAGCCGGCAGTGGCCACTGCCGCTCATGCAGATGACATTCTGGCACTGGAAGCGGAGGCGATGGAGAAGGGCGACAGTGAGGGACCTGAGACGGCACTTAGCTGGCTGCAGAGTCGCCCGGACATGGCTTCACCCCGCAGCCGCTGGTTGCTTCGCCTGCTGATGTCGAAGGTGGCCGAGCAGTACGGACGCAATGAACTGGCGCTCCACCTGCTGGGTGAACTCACCAACAGTGCACCAAACCTGACGCTCAGCGAGTGGGAGCCCGGGTTGCTGTTTGACGTCCATGCCCGCCGTCTGCGCCTGCTGCGCATGAAAGCCGGGCGCAGTGAAAGCGATAAAGCCCGTTTTGCCCCGGAAATGGACAGTCTGCTGGCCGGTCTGATTGCCCTCGACCCGGCACGTGCGATGGTGCTGTGCGGATAA
- the tssG gene encoding type VI secretion system baseplate subunit TssG, with translation MERKSQPAHSGLTERLRDDIWRVNFYRFCQLLEQENPDAPKLGSTEKLSADPVRFRPWPGMGFPVSELKAVETDEDYPDLSPTVRTTFLGMYGVDSPLPTAYLDDIAQHREGHEATTAFLDIFSHRIHTQYYRIWRKYAYPATFEAGGVDDTSQCLLGLVGLGIPGTAEQIVTPVSRFLALLGTMRLPTRNAEGIRQLVSLLAPETRATIISPDPVKVPVENRSGLGKENRVSLSQRASLGRTGKEACSRILLMLATDNPQEAQGWLPGGQLHTDMMVLLRVYMGYRSDVRLRLTVPVSCLPEPRLGKAHRVQLGRTGVLGLKRGKPATRTHLTVSLGTYEGLTCETLRPAEPGGYRFD, from the coding sequence ATGGAAAGAAAATCACAGCCAGCACATTCCGGGCTGACGGAGCGGCTTCGCGACGACATCTGGCGGGTTAATTTCTACCGCTTCTGCCAGTTGCTGGAGCAGGAAAACCCGGATGCACCGAAGCTCGGTAGTACCGAGAAACTGTCCGCCGACCCGGTACGCTTTCGCCCGTGGCCGGGGATGGGCTTCCCGGTCAGCGAACTCAAAGCGGTTGAAACCGACGAGGACTACCCGGACCTGTCGCCGACGGTGCGCACGACCTTCCTCGGAATGTATGGCGTGGATTCACCACTGCCGACGGCGTACCTTGATGATATCGCCCAGCACCGGGAAGGGCATGAAGCCACCACCGCGTTTCTCGATATCTTCAGCCACCGTATCCACACCCAGTACTACCGTATCTGGCGCAAATACGCTTACCCGGCAACCTTCGAAGCCGGTGGCGTGGATGACACTTCTCAGTGTCTGCTGGGGCTGGTGGGTCTTGGCATCCCGGGTACGGCGGAGCAGATTGTCACGCCGGTTTCCCGCTTCCTGGCGCTGCTTGGCACCATGCGGCTGCCCACCCGCAACGCCGAAGGGATACGCCAACTGGTGAGCCTGCTGGCCCCGGAGACCCGGGCTACGATTATCAGCCCGGACCCGGTGAAGGTTCCTGTGGAGAATCGCAGTGGGCTCGGTAAAGAAAACCGAGTGTCCCTGTCACAGCGTGCCTCGCTCGGCAGGACCGGGAAAGAGGCCTGCAGCCGTATCCTGCTGATGCTGGCGACTGACAATCCGCAGGAGGCACAGGGCTGGTTGCCCGGTGGTCAGCTGCACACCGATATGATGGTGCTGCTGCGGGTGTACATGGGGTACCGCTCCGATGTGCGTCTTCGTCTCACGGTGCCGGTGAGTTGCCTGCCCGAACCCCGTCTGGGTAAGGCGCACCGGGTGCAACTGGGACGTACCGGCGTGCTGGGCCTGAAGCGGGGCAAACCCGCAACCCGCACGCACCTGACCGTGAGCCTGGGCACCTATGAAGGGCTGACCTGTGAGACCCTGCGACCGGCAGAACCCGGTGGCTACCGTTTCGACTGA
- the tssJ gene encoding type VI secretion system lipoprotein TssJ: MTFASLSRSAALMLLCSLLTACGLTQAVSDGTVSATKVIFYKKIKVLHLDFEPRAAANADESQTPLATMVQVYQLKDSRKVDAADYQKLLRDADNTLKEDIVASKSLLVMPKGSVTLNMPMSEEAKFVAVVGLFNRPDIKNNTWKLVLSRDDLDPDKPRTIQLNSTGLTLVPVKE, encoded by the coding sequence ATGACTTTCGCTTCCCTGTCGCGCAGCGCCGCACTGATGCTGCTCTGTTCCCTGTTGACCGCATGTGGCCTGACTCAGGCCGTGTCGGACGGCACGGTCAGCGCAACCAAAGTCATCTTCTACAAAAAAATAAAAGTGCTGCACCTGGACTTCGAGCCACGTGCCGCTGCCAATGCCGATGAAAGCCAGACGCCGCTTGCCACCATGGTGCAGGTGTACCAGCTCAAAGACAGCCGGAAGGTGGACGCCGCCGACTACCAGAAACTGCTGCGTGATGCAGATAACACCCTGAAAGAAGATATTGTGGCCAGCAAGTCACTACTGGTGATGCCTAAAGGCAGCGTGACTCTCAATATGCCGATGAGCGAAGAGGCGAAATTTGTGGCGGTGGTGGGGCTGTTTAATCGGCCGGATATCAAAAACAACACCTGGAAGCTGGTACTGAGCCGCGACGACCTCGACCCGGACAAACCGCGCACTATTCAGCTCAACAGCACCGGGCTGACTCTGGTTCCGGTGAAGGAGTAA
- the tssF gene encoding type VI secretion system baseplate subunit TssF, whose product MDDLTLRYYEAEMRYLREAGKEFARAHPDRAAMLNLDKTGARDPYVERLFEGFAFLMGRLREKLDDDLPELTEGLVSLLWPHYMRTIPSLSVVAFTPDWRQLRKMEVLENGFSVLSRPVGPDNTVCQYRTTREVPLQPLHLSEARLQTEPDGRAAIRLRFECPDKVDWSKAGMDKVAIYLDADSPVASALHLALTRRVQAMYARHSETRTERVRFEGWCKPMGFDDADRLWPKGDSAFSGYQLLLEYFSFREKFMFVELKGLELAGLSQKTTWFETDIVLDGGWPSDMPFETDNFRLHCAPVINLFSLEADPLTPDPLQNEYLLRPMRVQDGHTEIYSVDSIHGAVKNGKHPYVPFTSFRHRGGMMRHDAPERYFHTRMKRGPSGLYDTWLILGGKSFELEQLSQAPESLSIRITGTNGQLPRRSLESTLLDRVVKAGKVPVRVLNLKVPTLPLYPPANDRFHWRVMSHLGSSFLSMMDNPEVLRGTLALYDWTDDEMNRRRLEAIVAVKHTLIRRFEKGFMLRGVDIEITLNADNFAGEGDVTLFGEMLHRFFTLYADVHLFNQLTLVLQPTGKRLRWKENHSQHIPG is encoded by the coding sequence ATGGATGATTTAACCCTGCGTTATTATGAAGCCGAGATGCGCTATCTGCGCGAAGCCGGTAAAGAGTTTGCCCGTGCCCACCCCGACCGCGCGGCTATGCTCAATCTGGATAAAACCGGGGCCCGTGACCCGTATGTGGAGCGCCTGTTCGAGGGCTTCGCTTTCCTGATGGGCCGCCTGCGTGAAAAGCTCGATGATGACCTGCCGGAACTGACCGAAGGGCTGGTCAGCCTGCTGTGGCCGCATTACATGCGTACCATTCCGTCGCTTTCCGTGGTGGCGTTCACGCCGGACTGGCGACAGCTGCGTAAAATGGAAGTGCTGGAAAATGGCTTTTCCGTCCTGTCTCGCCCGGTCGGGCCGGATAACACGGTCTGTCAGTACCGTACCACCCGCGAAGTGCCCCTGCAGCCGCTGCATTTAAGTGAGGCACGCCTGCAGACCGAGCCGGATGGCCGCGCCGCCATTCGTCTGCGCTTTGAGTGCCCGGACAAGGTGGACTGGTCGAAAGCCGGGATGGATAAGGTCGCCATTTACCTCGATGCCGACAGCCCAGTGGCGTCGGCCCTGCACCTGGCCCTGACCCGTCGGGTTCAGGCGATGTATGCCCGCCACAGTGAAACCCGTACAGAGCGGGTCCGCTTTGAGGGCTGGTGCAAACCGATGGGCTTTGATGACGCCGACCGCCTGTGGCCGAAAGGCGATTCTGCGTTCAGTGGTTACCAGCTGCTGCTGGAGTATTTCAGCTTCCGCGAGAAGTTTATGTTCGTAGAGCTTAAAGGTCTGGAGCTTGCCGGCCTTAGCCAGAAAACCACCTGGTTTGAGACCGATATCGTACTCGACGGCGGCTGGCCATCAGACATGCCGTTTGAGACCGATAATTTCCGCCTGCACTGTGCGCCGGTCATTAACCTGTTCTCACTGGAAGCCGACCCGCTCACGCCTGATCCGCTGCAGAATGAATACCTGCTGCGCCCGATGCGCGTGCAGGACGGGCATACTGAAATCTACAGCGTGGATTCCATTCACGGTGCGGTGAAAAACGGCAAACATCCGTACGTGCCGTTCACCAGTTTCCGCCATCGCGGGGGCATGATGCGCCACGATGCGCCGGAGCGTTACTTCCATACCCGCATGAAGCGTGGCCCCTCGGGGCTGTATGACACCTGGCTTATCCTCGGTGGAAAGTCATTCGAACTGGAGCAGTTGTCACAGGCTCCGGAGTCGCTCTCCATCCGCATTACGGGCACCAACGGCCAGCTGCCGCGCCGTTCTCTTGAAAGTACGTTGCTTGACCGGGTGGTGAAGGCGGGCAAGGTGCCGGTCAGGGTGCTGAACCTGAAGGTGCCGACTTTGCCGCTTTACCCACCGGCGAATGACCGCTTCCACTGGCGGGTGATGAGCCACCTGGGCTCCAGTTTCTTAAGCATGATGGATAACCCGGAAGTGCTGCGTGGCACACTGGCGCTGTATGACTGGACCGACGATGAGATGAATCGCCGTCGCCTGGAGGCAATTGTGGCGGTGAAGCACACGCTTATTCGTCGATTTGAGAAGGGCTTTATGCTGCGCGGGGTCGACATAGAAATCACCCTCAACGCCGATAACTTTGCCGGGGAGGGCGATGTCACCCTGTTCGGTGAAATGCTGCACCGCTTCTTTACCCTCTACGCCGATGTTCACCTCTTCAACCAGCTCACGCTGGTACTGCAACCCACAGGGAAACGACTGCGATGGAAAGAAAATCACAGCCAGCACATTCCGGGCTGA